The following proteins are encoded in a genomic region of Mycolicibacterium rutilum:
- a CDS encoding SDR family NAD(P)-dependent oxidoreductase, with protein MVSEARYAGALRLDGKRALITGATKGIGADIARAFASAGATLVLSGRDDAELNTARATLADEFGVEIRTAAVDLAADDGPAALASTALDAFGGLDVLVNNAGVSYPQPVTQTDPAQFDATIAVNLRAPALLASIVGAAMAEAGTGGSIITVASAAALAPLPDHYAYCASKAGLVMATKVLARELGPHGIRANSVCPTVVLTEMGQRVWGEEAKAAPMLARIPLGRFAVPHEVSDAVVWLASDLASMVNGVDIPVDGGYTMG; from the coding sequence ATGGTCAGCGAGGCCCGCTACGCCGGCGCATTGCGACTCGACGGAAAACGCGCGCTGATCACCGGCGCCACCAAGGGGATCGGCGCCGACATCGCGCGCGCGTTCGCCTCGGCCGGGGCCACCCTGGTGCTCAGCGGACGCGACGACGCCGAGCTGAACACGGCACGCGCAACGCTGGCCGATGAGTTCGGCGTCGAGATCCGCACGGCGGCCGTAGATCTCGCTGCCGACGACGGGCCGGCTGCGCTCGCCAGCACGGCGCTCGACGCCTTCGGCGGGCTCGATGTGCTCGTCAACAACGCCGGCGTCTCGTATCCGCAGCCGGTGACGCAGACCGACCCCGCGCAGTTCGACGCGACGATCGCGGTGAACCTGAGGGCCCCGGCGCTGCTGGCGTCGATCGTGGGTGCCGCGATGGCGGAGGCCGGGACCGGCGGGTCGATCATCACCGTGGCGTCGGCGGCCGCCCTGGCGCCGCTGCCGGATCACTACGCGTACTGCGCGTCCAAGGCCGGTCTCGTCATGGCGACCAAGGTGCTGGCCCGCGAGCTCGGGCCGCACGGCATCCGGGCGAACTCGGTGTGCCCGACGGTGGTACTGACCGAGATGGGTCAGCGGGTGTGGGGCGAGGAGGCCAAGGCGGCCCCGATGCTTGCGCGGATTCCGTTGGGTCGCTTCGCCGTTCCGCACGAGGTCAGCGACGCGGTGGTGTGGTTGGCCTCGGATCTGGCGAGCATGGTCAACGGTGTGGACATCCCCGTCGACGGCGGCTACACGATGGGCTGA
- the xylB gene encoding xylulokinase has product MTLVAGIDSSTQSCKVLICDADTGAVVRSGSAPHPDGTEVDPRHWWAALETAVSAAGGLDDAAAVSVGAQQHGMVCLDENGQVVRNALLWNDTRSSTAAVQLTDELGGAHEWAKRIGVVPVAAITATKLRWLTDHEPAQADATAAVCLPHDWLTWRLSGSTDIGDLRTDRSDASGTGYFSSEAGEYDSGLLELAMRGRRPLVPEVLGPRDTAGRTASGAQLGAGAGDNAAAALGLGAAEGDCVLSLGTSGVVSAVGGVAPHDPEGVVAAFADATGRQLPLVCTLNGAPVLAAVARMLGVEFDELDRLALSAPAGAEGLTLVPYFEGERSPNLPEASGALHGANTRNLTSANVARAAVEGLLSSMAYCVEKIAAHGVDVHDVILTGGGARSEAVRRIAPAVLGTTVRVPTPAEYVALGAARQAAWTLSQSDSPPEWTAEGGQTYRADPTPAVLDQYRAAQPLTLGQ; this is encoded by the coding sequence GTGACTCTCGTTGCGGGCATCGATTCGTCCACCCAGTCCTGCAAGGTGCTGATCTGTGACGCGGACACCGGCGCGGTGGTGCGCTCCGGGTCGGCGCCGCACCCCGACGGCACCGAAGTCGACCCCCGACACTGGTGGGCCGCGCTGGAGACCGCGGTGTCGGCCGCGGGCGGCCTGGACGACGCGGCCGCCGTCTCGGTCGGTGCCCAGCAGCACGGCATGGTGTGCCTGGACGAAAACGGCCAGGTGGTGCGGAATGCGTTGCTGTGGAACGACACCCGGTCCAGCACGGCCGCCGTACAGCTCACCGACGAACTCGGCGGAGCCCACGAGTGGGCCAAACGCATCGGCGTGGTGCCGGTGGCGGCGATCACCGCGACCAAACTGCGCTGGCTCACCGACCACGAACCCGCGCAAGCCGACGCGACGGCCGCCGTGTGCCTGCCGCACGACTGGTTGACCTGGCGGCTCAGCGGTTCGACCGACATCGGCGACCTTCGCACCGACCGCAGCGACGCCAGTGGAACCGGCTACTTCTCCTCGGAGGCAGGCGAATACGACTCCGGCCTGCTCGAGCTGGCGATGCGCGGACGACGGCCGCTGGTCCCGGAGGTGCTCGGCCCGCGCGATACGGCGGGGCGGACCGCCTCGGGTGCACAGTTGGGCGCCGGCGCGGGCGACAACGCCGCCGCGGCACTGGGGCTGGGTGCGGCCGAGGGCGACTGCGTGCTGTCGCTGGGGACGTCGGGTGTCGTCAGCGCGGTGGGCGGCGTGGCACCGCACGATCCGGAGGGTGTGGTGGCTGCCTTCGCCGACGCCACCGGCCGCCAACTGCCGCTGGTGTGCACGCTCAACGGCGCGCCGGTGCTCGCGGCGGTCGCGCGGATGCTGGGCGTGGAGTTCGACGAGTTGGACCGGTTGGCGCTGTCGGCGCCCGCAGGCGCAGAAGGCCTGACGCTGGTGCCGTACTTCGAGGGGGAACGGTCGCCGAATCTGCCCGAGGCCAGTGGAGCCCTGCACGGCGCGAACACCCGAAACCTGACGTCGGCCAACGTCGCTCGCGCAGCGGTCGAAGGTCTGCTGAGTTCGATGGCGTACTGCGTCGAGAAGATCGCCGCGCACGGCGTCGACGTCCACGATGTCATCCTCACCGGCGGGGGAGCGCGTTCGGAGGCCGTCCGCCGGATCGCCCCCGCGGTGCTGGGGACGACGGTGCGGGTGCCGACTCCGGCCGAGTACGTGGCACTGGGTGCGGCGCGTCAGGCCGCGTGGACACTGTCGCAGTCGGATTCGCCACCGGAGTGGACTGCGGAGGGCGGCCAGACCTACCGCGCAGATCCCACCCCGGCAGTGCTCGACCAGTATCGCGCAGCCCAGCCGCTGACGCTCGGGCAGTGA
- a CDS encoding FGGY-family carbohydrate kinase: MELLLGIDMGTGSTKGVLVDTSGSVVATETIPHSMDLPRPGWAEVDAEAVWWREVCAISRALMAKVPSGGVLGAMCVSGVGPCLVLCDADLRPLRPAILYGVDTRATAEIAALTAEFGAQNIMAEAGTVLSSQAVGPKLEWVHRHEPDVFDRARGWYGSNSYIAAKLTGEYVMDHHTASQCDPMYVTKDFDWNHQWAQRICRHLPLPRLAWPSEVVGTVTAEAAAATGVPAGTPVAAGAVDAYSEAFSVGVRAPGDQMLMYGSTMFIVQVIDEYYSDPALWITAGVERGSLALAAGTSTAGSMISWLQTVTGGASFEDLMAEAQAVPPGSEGLVVLPYLAGERTPVFDPQARGVVAGLTLRHGRGHLFRAAYEGISFGIRQILERFDDAHAGTRTVAVGGGLRSPIWTQAVSDITGRSQLIPEQAIGASYGDALLAGIGAGLVPPSTDWAKIAREVKPDPANRALYDELYAVWSELYPATRPQVHRLTSMDPG; this comes from the coding sequence GTGGAGCTGCTGCTCGGGATCGACATGGGGACGGGGAGCACGAAAGGTGTCCTCGTCGACACCTCGGGGTCGGTCGTCGCGACCGAAACCATCCCGCACTCCATGGACTTGCCTCGCCCGGGTTGGGCCGAGGTCGACGCGGAGGCGGTGTGGTGGCGCGAGGTGTGCGCCATCAGCCGGGCGCTGATGGCCAAGGTGCCCAGCGGCGGTGTCCTCGGTGCGATGTGCGTCAGCGGTGTCGGGCCCTGCCTGGTGCTGTGCGACGCCGATCTGCGGCCCCTGCGGCCGGCCATCCTGTACGGCGTCGACACCCGGGCCACCGCCGAGATCGCCGCACTGACAGCCGAGTTCGGTGCGCAGAACATCATGGCCGAGGCGGGTACGGTGCTGTCGAGCCAGGCGGTGGGCCCGAAGCTGGAGTGGGTGCACCGGCACGAGCCCGACGTGTTCGACCGGGCCAGAGGCTGGTACGGGTCCAACTCCTACATCGCGGCGAAGCTGACCGGCGAATACGTGATGGACCATCACACCGCGAGCCAGTGCGACCCGATGTATGTGACCAAGGACTTCGACTGGAACCATCAATGGGCGCAACGCATTTGCCGACATCTGCCGCTGCCGCGGCTGGCGTGGCCCAGCGAGGTGGTGGGGACCGTCACCGCCGAAGCCGCCGCCGCGACCGGCGTGCCGGCCGGCACCCCGGTCGCGGCCGGTGCGGTGGACGCCTACTCCGAGGCCTTCTCGGTCGGTGTGCGTGCTCCCGGCGACCAGATGCTGATGTACGGCTCGACGATGTTCATCGTGCAGGTCATCGACGAGTACTACAGCGATCCGGCGTTGTGGATCACTGCGGGCGTCGAGCGCGGCAGCCTCGCGCTGGCGGCGGGCACGTCGACGGCGGGCAGCATGATCAGCTGGCTGCAGACCGTGACCGGCGGTGCCTCTTTCGAGGATCTGATGGCCGAAGCGCAGGCCGTTCCGCCGGGCAGCGAGGGACTGGTGGTGCTGCCGTACCTCGCCGGCGAGCGCACCCCCGTGTTCGATCCGCAGGCCAGGGGAGTCGTCGCCGGGCTGACGCTGCGGCACGGCCGCGGCCACCTGTTCCGGGCCGCCTACGAAGGCATCTCGTTCGGCATCCGCCAGATCCTGGAGCGGTTCGACGACGCCCACGCCGGCACCAGGACCGTCGCCGTCGGTGGCGGTCTGCGCAGCCCGATCTGGACGCAGGCCGTCAGCGACATCACCGGGCGCTCACAGCTGATCCCGGAACAGGCCATCGGGGCCAGCTACGGCGACGCGCTGCTCGCCGGGATCGGGGCCGGGTTGGTGCCGCCGTCGACCGACTGGGCCAAGATCGCGCGCGAGGTCAAGCCCGACCCGGCCAACCGCGCGCTCTACGACGAGCTGTATGCCGTGTGGAGCGAGCTGTACCCCGCCACCCGGCCGCAGGTGCACCGACTCACCTCGATGGACCCCGGCTGA
- a CDS encoding sugar-binding transcriptional regulator has translation MPRTARPSSTPAGADSATDGEAGHFPASLLYQAAKLYYTEDATQAEVANRLGTSRATVSRLLAEAKRRGIVRIEVVPPAEVAVGDLSDRLARALSLTSVVLSLPLPTPGPGRSHLDVMGGVLAPAVGRALSAAGLLPGDVLLVSSGRTVYEVAQYDLAPLPGVLVAPTVGGNDQPEAWYQTNEITRLIADRVAGRPNYLFAPALPGPDLYPSLLNDPTIQRVLHLWPHARCALMGVGAPPLMRADIPRFVPTESTSLRAAVGDVCSRFFDRAGEPVEFEGSDRLIAVELEALRHIPVTIAVAVGTDKIDSIIAGARGGYFNQLVTDPATASALLNHLEQT, from the coding sequence ATGCCCAGGACCGCTCGGCCGTCGTCTACTCCCGCAGGCGCCGATTCCGCGACTGACGGTGAGGCCGGGCATTTTCCGGCGTCGCTGCTGTACCAAGCGGCCAAGCTGTACTACACCGAGGACGCCACCCAGGCCGAGGTGGCGAACCGGCTCGGCACCAGCCGCGCAACGGTCAGCCGGCTGCTGGCCGAGGCCAAACGGCGCGGCATCGTCCGCATCGAGGTGGTGCCGCCCGCCGAGGTCGCGGTCGGCGATCTGTCCGACAGGCTTGCGCGCGCGCTGTCGTTGACCAGCGTGGTGCTGAGCCTGCCATTGCCGACACCGGGTCCCGGGCGCAGCCATTTGGACGTCATGGGCGGTGTGCTGGCACCCGCCGTCGGTCGTGCGCTGTCCGCGGCCGGGTTGCTGCCCGGTGATGTGCTGCTGGTGTCGTCGGGCCGCACGGTCTACGAGGTGGCGCAGTACGACCTGGCGCCGTTGCCCGGGGTGCTGGTGGCTCCGACGGTCGGTGGCAACGATCAGCCCGAGGCCTGGTATCAGACCAACGAGATCACCCGCTTGATCGCCGACCGTGTCGCCGGTCGGCCCAATTACCTGTTCGCACCGGCACTCCCGGGTCCCGACCTGTATCCCTCACTGCTCAACGACCCCACCATTCAGCGGGTGCTCCACCTGTGGCCGCACGCCAGGTGTGCGCTGATGGGCGTGGGGGCGCCGCCGCTGATGCGTGCCGACATCCCCCGGTTCGTGCCGACCGAGTCGACGTCGTTGCGCGCGGCCGTCGGTGACGTGTGCTCGCGGTTCTTCGATCGCGCGGGCGAGCCGGTCGAGTTCGAGGGCAGCGACCGCCTGATCGCCGTGGAACTCGAAGCGCTGCGGCACATCCCGGTCACCATCGCGGTGGCCGTCGGCACCGACAAGATCGACTCGATCATCGCCGGCGCCCGCGGCGGGTACTTCAACCAGTTGGTCACCGACCCGGCGACGGCGTCGGCCCTCCTCAATCATCTGGAGCAGACGTGA
- a CDS encoding DoxX family protein, whose protein sequence is MLIRRIARPMLSAAFIARGVEALRSPKPAADAARPTLEGLSKLPDPVGTNVPANAETVAKVTAAVQIGGGLLLATGKLPRLASAALAVSVVPGSLGGHTFWSETDPARKAEERRAFITDVSLIGGLIIAAVDTEGKPSLGWRGRQAAQKVSGAVTAALPAGAAAGGALGDSAIADKVSHGLQVGAERGREIAHVALERGSELAEVARERGPEFAELARKRGAELAEVARERGPEFAELARKRSADFADVARERGPEFADVARKRSALLADVARERGSEWADVARERAPEARGRAQEIAETARKQARKQAKQASKEAKRQQRKLR, encoded by the coding sequence ATGTTGATCCGTCGTATCGCGCGCCCGATGCTGTCAGCTGCCTTCATCGCCCGTGGGGTGGAAGCGCTGCGGAGTCCCAAGCCGGCGGCCGACGCCGCCCGTCCCACGCTCGAGGGGCTGAGCAAGCTGCCCGACCCGGTCGGCACCAATGTCCCGGCCAACGCCGAAACCGTCGCCAAGGTGACCGCCGCTGTGCAGATCGGCGGTGGCCTGTTGTTGGCGACCGGCAAACTGCCACGGCTGGCATCGGCCGCGCTCGCGGTGAGCGTGGTCCCGGGCAGCCTTGGTGGACACACGTTCTGGAGCGAGACGGATCCAGCACGTAAGGCCGAGGAACGGCGGGCGTTCATCACCGACGTCAGCCTGATCGGCGGATTGATCATCGCCGCGGTGGACACCGAGGGCAAACCGTCGCTGGGCTGGCGCGGCCGCCAGGCGGCGCAGAAGGTGTCCGGCGCCGTGACCGCGGCACTGCCCGCAGGGGCGGCGGCCGGCGGGGCGCTCGGTGACAGCGCCATCGCCGACAAGGTCAGCCATGGGCTGCAGGTCGGGGCGGAACGCGGCCGGGAGATCGCACACGTCGCGCTCGAACGGGGCAGCGAGCTCGCCGAGGTCGCCCGGGAGCGCGGACCGGAGTTCGCGGAGTTGGCCCGCAAGCGGGGTGCTGAACTCGCCGAGGTGGCGCGCGAGCGCGGACCGGAGTTCGCCGAGTTGGCCCGCAAGCGCAGCGCCGACTTCGCCGACGTTGCGCGCGAGCGCGGACCGGAGTTCGCCGACGTTGCGCGCAAGCGCAGCGCCTTGCTGGCCGACGTTGCGCGCGAGCGCGGTTCGGAGTGGGCCGATGTCGCCCGCGAGCGGGCGCCGGAAGCGCGGGGGCGTGCTCAGGAAATCGCCGAGACGGCCCGCAAGCAGGCTCGCAAACAAGCCAAGCAGGCGAGCAAGGAAGCCAAGCGGCAGCAGCGCAAACTGCGCTGA
- a CDS encoding DUF6328 family protein → MDTEGPDAHPQGDDGRGETETQRLDRNWSSLLQELRVAQTGVQLLTGFLLILSFSDRFDDLDTAMRVVYLTTVVCSIGATILLIAPVSMHRLLFRRRRMRSLVATAHSYALVGMLLLGVALAGVATIIFDTVAGRTAAWIAGGVSLVTLSMFWFVLPLRQRRMRGTN, encoded by the coding sequence GTGGACACCGAGGGCCCGGACGCGCACCCCCAGGGAGACGATGGCCGCGGCGAGACGGAAACGCAACGGCTGGACCGCAATTGGTCGAGCTTGCTGCAGGAACTGCGCGTCGCGCAGACCGGTGTCCAGTTACTCACCGGGTTCCTGTTGATCCTGTCGTTCTCGGACCGCTTCGACGACCTCGACACCGCGATGCGGGTGGTCTACCTGACCACTGTGGTCTGCTCGATCGGCGCGACCATCCTGCTCATCGCCCCGGTGAGCATGCACCGGCTGCTGTTCCGCCGGCGGCGCATGCGCTCGCTGGTGGCCACCGCCCACAGCTACGCGCTCGTGGGGATGTTGTTGCTCGGAGTCGCGCTCGCCGGCGTCGCCACCATCATCTTCGACACGGTCGCCGGCCGGACCGCGGCGTGGATCGCGGGCGGGGTCAGCCTGGTGACTCTGTCGATGTTCTGGTTCGTGTTGCCCCTGCGCCAACGCCGTATGCGCGGGACAAACTGA
- a CDS encoding RDD family protein, with amino-acid sequence MTSPEFGYQPGQYGEPGGYPPSAGRPGGLLLRWLARLIDGIIVGIISWLLAFFTDSLSSIWVTGLFTGVLMFVYFFAFETTTGSTLGKKVLGLRVLGPGGTPKPTAAQSAIRNSWTVLPVIPFVGGLLGFIAIVVIAVTINGSPTKQGKHDQLAGGTQVVKA; translated from the coding sequence GTGACCAGCCCTGAATTCGGATACCAGCCAGGACAGTACGGCGAGCCGGGAGGCTACCCGCCCTCCGCGGGCCGTCCCGGCGGCCTGCTGTTGCGCTGGCTGGCGCGCCTCATCGACGGAATCATCGTCGGCATCATCAGCTGGCTGCTGGCGTTCTTCACCGACAGCCTTTCGAGCATCTGGGTGACGGGTCTGTTCACCGGGGTGCTGATGTTCGTGTACTTCTTCGCCTTCGAGACCACCACCGGCTCGACGCTGGGCAAGAAGGTGCTCGGCCTGCGGGTGCTGGGCCCCGGCGGCACACCCAAACCGACGGCCGCACAGTCGGCGATCCGCAATTCGTGGACTGTTCTGCCGGTCATCCCGTTCGTGGGCGGGCTGCTCGGCTTCATCGCGATCGTCGTCATCGCCGTCACGATCAACGGCAGCCCGACCAAACAGGGCAAGCACGATCAGCTCGCGGGCGGCACCCAGGTCGTCAAGGCCTGA
- a CDS encoding GntP family permease: MEAIEPAYGATTLLLIAAAAVAVLLFLIMKVKMHAFVALVLVSALTALAAGIPVGDVPSALSFGFSNTLGSVALLVGFGVMLGRLLEVTGGAQVLADTLISRFGEKRAPLALGVAALIFGFPIFFDAGLVVFLPIIMTVARRFGGSLLLYGLPAAGAFAAMHALVPPHPGPVAAAEALEASIGLTLVIGLPIAVVSWYIGVLLVSRALGRRIHVDVPTALFGEMNDGRNGDTDTDGGTSGTGRAVTATRTAPSFATVLGVLLLPLVLIGFNTVLDTLITAGVLEESTWAQYLMLLGNTSIALLITVVVATLVLGLRGGRSMDDVSTLFDKALGPVCSIILITGAGGMFGGVLRLSGIGSALTDSLSGLGMSLIVQAFIIATLLRVAQGSATVALTTTAGLLSAAAAEASLSSVQLTLLVIAIAAGATVLSHVNDSGFWLVSRFFGMDVKTTFKTWTVMETTLGLTAFGLSLIVWLVV, encoded by the coding sequence ATGGAAGCGATCGAACCGGCATACGGCGCCACCACCCTGCTGCTGATAGCGGCGGCGGCGGTCGCGGTCCTGCTCTTCCTCATCATGAAGGTCAAGATGCACGCGTTCGTCGCGCTGGTGTTGGTCAGCGCGCTGACGGCGCTGGCCGCGGGCATCCCGGTCGGTGATGTGCCGTCGGCGTTGAGTTTCGGGTTCTCCAACACGCTGGGCTCGGTAGCGCTGCTGGTCGGCTTCGGCGTCATGCTCGGCAGACTGCTCGAAGTCACGGGCGGAGCGCAGGTGCTGGCCGACACGCTGATCAGCCGGTTCGGCGAGAAGCGCGCGCCGTTGGCGCTCGGCGTGGCTGCGCTGATCTTCGGCTTCCCGATCTTCTTCGATGCCGGCCTCGTCGTCTTCCTGCCGATCATCATGACCGTCGCGCGCCGCTTCGGCGGGTCGCTGCTGCTGTACGGGCTGCCCGCCGCCGGTGCGTTCGCCGCCATGCATGCCTTGGTCCCGCCGCACCCGGGACCGGTCGCGGCCGCCGAGGCGCTGGAAGCCAGCATCGGTCTGACGCTGGTGATCGGCCTGCCGATCGCGGTGGTGTCCTGGTATATCGGTGTGCTGCTGGTTTCGCGGGCGTTGGGACGGCGCATCCACGTCGACGTTCCCACCGCGCTGTTCGGTGAGATGAACGACGGGCGCAACGGCGACACCGACACCGACGGCGGCACCTCCGGCACCGGGCGAGCTGTCACCGCAACCCGCACCGCGCCGTCGTTCGCCACCGTGCTCGGCGTCCTGCTGCTGCCGCTGGTACTGATCGGGTTCAATACCGTTCTCGATACCCTGATCACCGCCGGCGTGCTGGAGGAATCCACCTGGGCTCAGTACCTGATGTTGTTGGGCAACACCAGCATTGCGCTGCTCATCACCGTTGTCGTGGCCACCCTGGTGCTGGGTCTGCGCGGTGGTCGCTCGATGGACGACGTCAGCACGCTGTTCGACAAGGCGCTCGGCCCGGTCTGCTCGATCATCCTGATCACCGGTGCGGGCGGCATGTTCGGCGGGGTGCTGCGACTCAGCGGCATCGGCAGTGCGCTGACCGACTCACTGTCGGGCCTGGGCATGTCGCTGATCGTGCAGGCGTTCATCATCGCCACGCTGCTGCGGGTGGCGCAGGGTTCGGCGACCGTCGCGCTGACGACGACGGCCGGGTTGCTCAGTGCCGCCGCCGCCGAAGCAAGCCTCAGCAGTGTTCAGCTCACCCTGCTCGTCATCGCGATCGCCGCCGGCGCGACTGTGCTGTCCCACGTCAACGACTCGGGATTCTGGTTGGTCAGCCGGTTCTTCGGAATGGACGTCAAGACCACGTTCAAGACGTGGACGGTCATGGAGACCACACTCGGCCTGACCGCGTTCGGGCTCAGCCTGATCGTGTGGCTGGTGGTCTGA
- a CDS encoding FadR/GntR family transcriptional regulator: MVSRPNVGALHGSLLAALGTAIVSGEYATGDVLTLDAVSAQHGLSRSVVREAIRVLESMGMVESRRRVGITIQPTDKWNVFDPLLIRWRLDSPDRAAQLLSLSELRRGFEPAAAALAARRADPDQCRLMAAAVSDMVMHGRAGDLGAYLEADKLFHRTLLEASGNEMFRALDGVVAEVLAGRTHHGMMPATPNPAAIDLHDQVARAIRMRDEAAAERAMRAIIDEASLAVAEEL, encoded by the coding sequence GTGGTGTCTCGGCCAAACGTCGGTGCTCTGCACGGGAGTTTGCTCGCCGCGCTGGGGACCGCGATCGTGTCCGGCGAGTACGCGACCGGAGATGTGCTGACCCTCGACGCGGTGAGCGCGCAGCACGGCCTGTCACGCAGCGTCGTGCGCGAGGCGATCCGGGTCCTCGAATCGATGGGCATGGTCGAATCGCGGCGCCGGGTCGGAATCACGATTCAACCGACCGACAAGTGGAATGTCTTCGACCCGCTGCTGATCCGCTGGCGGTTGGACTCCCCGGACCGTGCCGCACAACTCCTCTCGTTGTCCGAACTGCGGCGCGGATTCGAGCCTGCCGCCGCGGCGTTGGCGGCGCGCCGCGCCGACCCGGACCAGTGCCGGTTGATGGCCGCGGCGGTGTCGGACATGGTGATGCACGGGCGTGCCGGCGACCTCGGGGCATATTTGGAGGCGGACAAGCTGTTTCACCGCACGCTGCTCGAGGCCAGCGGAAACGAGATGTTCCGTGCACTCGACGGGGTGGTCGCCGAGGTACTGGCCGGGCGCACGCACCACGGGATGATGCCCGCCACGCCGAACCCCGCCGCGATCGATCTGCACGACCAGGTGGCGCGGGCAATCCGGATGCGCGACGAGGCGGCCGCCGAACGGGCGATGCGCGCGATCATCGACGAGGCCAGTCTGGCTGTAGCCGAGGAACTCTAG
- a CDS encoding LysR family transcriptional regulator, whose amino-acid sequence MDTRRLQLLLALSRLGSMRAVAETYRLTTSTVSQQIAALAKETGAQLIEPEGRRVRLTPAGRRLADHAVTILAAIDSARLDLDPDAEPSGVVRIGGFATGIRVSLLPIVADLAATYPEVELVISEYEPVEAFSLLNDDSIDLALTYEYNLAPASPGPLLETEALWSITWGLGVPVDFPDGPVDLSTYAGYTWIVNSRNTADETAVRTLAALAGFAPRIAHEIDSLDLVEELIVAGFGVGLLPLGRPTSAGVKVLPMPDPKPVLTAYAVTRRGRAIWPPLRVILDRMRPPRDAALPRAQWPRPEAEH is encoded by the coding sequence GTGGACACCCGCCGTCTCCAACTGCTGCTCGCGCTGTCGCGGCTCGGATCGATGCGCGCGGTGGCCGAGACCTACCGCCTCACCACGTCCACGGTGTCGCAGCAGATCGCGGCACTGGCAAAAGAAACCGGCGCTCAGTTGATCGAACCGGAGGGACGCCGGGTGCGGCTGACCCCGGCGGGGCGACGACTGGCGGATCACGCGGTGACGATCCTGGCCGCCATCGACAGTGCGCGGTTGGACCTCGACCCCGACGCCGAACCGAGCGGTGTGGTGCGGATAGGCGGCTTCGCGACCGGTATCCGGGTGTCGCTGCTGCCCATCGTGGCCGATCTGGCCGCGACCTACCCCGAGGTCGAACTCGTCATCAGCGAGTACGAACCGGTCGAGGCGTTCTCGTTGCTCAACGACGACAGCATTGATCTGGCCTTGACCTACGAGTACAACCTGGCACCGGCCTCGCCGGGACCGCTGCTCGAGACCGAAGCGCTGTGGTCGATCACCTGGGGGCTCGGCGTCCCGGTGGACTTTCCCGATGGTCCGGTCGACCTGAGCACATACGCCGGCTACACCTGGATCGTCAACTCGCGCAACACCGCCGACGAGACCGCCGTCCGGACGCTGGCGGCGCTGGCCGGATTCGCACCGCGCATCGCGCACGAGATCGACAGCCTCGATCTGGTCGAGGAACTGATCGTCGCCGGCTTCGGCGTCGGCCTGCTACCGCTGGGCAGGCCGACCAGTGCCGGGGTCAAGGTGCTCCCGATGCCCGACCCGAAACCGGTGTTGACCGCCTACGCCGTGACCCGGCGCGGCCGCGCGATCTGGCCACCGCTGCGCGTGATCCTGGACCGGATGCGGCCGCCCCGCGACGCCGCACTACCGCGCGCGCAGTGGCCGCGGCCGGAAGCCGAGCACTGA
- a CDS encoding gluconokinase has translation MASPIVVMGVSGSGKSTVGAALAQRLRVPFADADDFHPPANIAKMTAGEALNDDDRYPWLEAIGEWLAERCATGGVMSCSALKRKYRDQLRRHCPEVELLHLRGTPEVIGRRQASRPGHFMPASLLTSQFETLEPLEPDERGVDIDVDQSIDAIIEAYVTATAETEHG, from the coding sequence ATGGCGTCACCAATCGTCGTGATGGGCGTGTCCGGGTCGGGCAAGTCGACCGTCGGGGCCGCGCTCGCACAACGCCTGCGTGTGCCGTTCGCCGACGCGGACGACTTTCACCCGCCGGCCAACATCGCCAAGATGACGGCGGGTGAGGCGCTCAACGACGACGACCGCTACCCGTGGCTGGAAGCGATCGGGGAGTGGCTGGCCGAACGCTGCGCCACCGGTGGGGTGATGAGTTGCTCGGCACTCAAACGCAAGTACCGCGACCAACTCCGCCGGCACTGTCCGGAGGTCGAGCTGCTGCACCTGCGCGGCACCCCGGAGGTCATCGGCCGCCGGCAGGCCAGTCGGCCCGGCCACTTCATGCCCGCCTCGCTGCTGACGTCCCAGTTTGAGACCCTCGAACCGCTCGAGCCCGATGAACGCGGCGTCGATATCGACGTCGACCAGAGCATCGACGCCATCATCGAGGCCTACGTGACCGCCACCGCAGAAACCGAGCACGGCTGA